ATTCCAAGCCCGCTGTTCGGTTGCAGTTTTTTTATGAAAGTCTAAACCGGCTCGACCCAGACCGCCGTGCCATAGGCCAAAACCTCGGTGATGCCGTCCATGATCTCATTGGCATCATAGCGCATGCAGATGACCGCATTGGCGCCGCCTTGCCGCGCATGTTCGCACATATGGTCGAAGGCCTCCTGCCGCGCGGTCTCCGCCAAATGCACATAGGCACCGAGCTTGCCCCCGAAAATCGACTGAATCCCGCCGACGAAATTGCCGATCACGCTGCGCGAACGCACCGTGATTCCGCGCACGAGCCCAAGATGGCGGACAATCCTATAGCCAGCGACTTCATTGCTGGTGGCGACGATCATGAGCCCCTCCCCTTCATGTCCACCCTGGCGGCTGCCGTAATTCTTGTTATGGCGATGACAGCGACGGCGATGACGGTTTGGTGAAGGAACGCCCATTAGGCATTCCTTCACTGGATCATTGGTGTTGGCTCATTCGACGATGGCGGCGACAACGCCGGCGCCGACCGTGCGGCCACCTTCGCGAATGGCGAAGCGCAGATGCTCTTCCATCGCGATCGGCGCAATCAGCTCCACTTCCATCGTCACATTATCCCCCGGCATCACCATTTCCGTGCCTTCCGGAAGCGTCACAACCCCCGTCACATCCGTCGTCCGGAAGTAAAACTGCGGCCGGTAATTGGTGAAAAACGGTGTATGACGGCCGCCCTCTTCCTTCGTCAGGATATAGGCTTCAGCCTTGAACTTCGTATGCGGCTTCACCGAACCCGGCTTGCACAACACCTGCCCGCGCTCGACTTCCTCGCGCTTCGTGCCGCGCAAAAGCGCCCCGATGTTGTCGCCCGCCTGGCCCTGGTCCAGAAGCTTGCGGAACATCTCGACGCCCGTCACCGTCGTCTTGATCGTCGGACGAAGACCAACAATCTCGACTTCCTCGCCGACCTTGATGATGCCGCGCTCGACACGTCCCGTCACAACCGTGCCGCGACCCGAAATCGAGAACACGTCCTCGACCGGCATCAGGAACGGCTGGTCAACCGGACGCTCAGGCTGCGGAATATAGGCGTCGACCGTCTCCATCAGCTTCAAGATCGCATCATGCCCGATCTCCGGACTGCGACCCTCCAAAGCACACAGAGCAGAACCCTTGGTGATCGGAATGTCGTCGCCAGGAAAATCATATTTCGACAAAAGCTCCCGAACCTCGAGCTCGACAAGCTCGAGAAGCTCAGGATCGTCGACCATGTCCACCTTGTTCATGAACACGACAAGCGCCGGAACGCCAACCTGACGCGCCAGAAGAATATGCTCGCGCGTCTGCGGCATCGGACCGTCCGCCGCAGAAACCACAAGAATCGCGCCGTCCATCTGCGCCGCGCCCGTGATCATGTTCTTCACATAATCCGCGTGGCCGGGACAATCCACATGCGCGTAGTGGCGAGCCTTCGTCTCATATTCCACATGCGCCGTCGATATCGTGATCCCGCGCGCCTTCTCCTCTGGCGCCTTGTCGATCTGGTCATACGCCGTAAACGTCGCGCCGCCCGTCTCCGCCAAGACTTTCGTGATCGCCGCCGTCAGGGACGTCTTGCCGTGGTCAACATGCCCAATCGTCCCGATGTTGCAATGCGGCTTCGTTCGTGAAAACTTTTCCTTGGCCATAGACACGCATCCCGTCGTTTCGCGCTCATGTCACACTATGTGCCGCAGCGCCCGCTTCGGGCAGTCCGGCAAAGCGCCGCGTTATGTTAGCGCCACGCCGGCAAAGTCAAGCAGGCTCAAGCCGTCAGCAAAGTACCCTGGGCGTCGAAGCGCATTTCGGTCGTCTCTTCATCCATATAGATTTCGGCCCGGCGCAACACGCCGTCGGCGTCATATTCATATTTGTGCGAGATCTCGATCTCGGCATAAACCATCTTCTCGAAGCCGAGGAGCCGCTCCTGCGCGTCGAACCGCGCGATAATGAAGGTGTTCCGATTGCTCAAATCCGCCAATTCCAGCGGATTGACCAGCCTGACTGGCGGCTTCACGCCCGTATAAGAGACGAAATAACGGATTTGTTCGTTTGGATTCTCGCTCATTTGTCCATACCTGCTTTGGCTTGGATCTGCCGCCGTGGGATCCCCTCTCGCCATGCGACACCCGCGCCACATGACCGTTCGATGACACGATATAGTAGAACCAAAGGCGCGGCGCCGACAATGGTCACGCTATTACCGACTGCTTTGGACCAAGTTGCCGGCCGGAGAAACAAACGGCCGAGGGCGTAATCTCTCGCGCCTTGGTCCTACGCGACCGAGCGCATCGCAAAGCCGATGCCGGCTCCAACCTGGACAGTCGATCGCGATCGCCGTGCCGCATTGCCACGGCATTCGGCGTCGCGTTTCGACCTCCAGCCGCCGACCCAAAAGCTTCTCGGCGACTGGCACTGCTACGCGCGCCCCATGCAAAGCTCGCCGCGGCGAAATTCCCGCGCGAAAACGCGATCGTAAAATAACGCTGCACGCGGGTGAACTTTCCCAATTTTGCGACGTTACGCTGCCGACACCAAACGAGCCCTCCTCCGAGATCTCGCGCCTGCGCACACATCTCTTAGCTGCATAGGAAAATTGAGCATGGCAATGTTCCGCGCTCTCTTTCGACGCGTGCGTAGCGGCATGGCTCGGCGGTGTTGCAATTCTCATGCGACCATCGCTGCGCAACGCGCAGCGAACCGCCTGGCTTGCAAGTGCTGCGCCCGATGAGCATGCCGCCTACACACACCCTGCTCGCGACGATCATACTCCCGCATCTTGTCGACGCCCCGACACCGCTCACCTTCATGCGCGGCTATGGCTCGAAAACCTATCCCGTGACCGCCTTGACCTGGGGATTGCTCGCGATCTCCATCATCGTGGTCATTATCATTACGGGCTTGGTCGTGGCCGGCGCTTGGCGTCGACGTGCCAGATCCAGCGACGGCATTGCACAAGTCCCCGTCAACCGGGGTGCCAGTGGAGTCGGATCGGTCGCGATCGCCGTCGGCATCTCATCGCTCGTCCTGCTCGGATCGGTCATCTGGACCGTCGTGGTTCTGGCCGACATCAATGCGCCAGCCCGCAAGCCAGCCCTCACGATCGAAGTCACCGGACAGCAATGGTGGTGGAAGGCGCGCTACCTCGGCAACGATCCATCGCGCGTGCTGACCACGGCGAACGAGATCCACATCCCGACAGGACAGCCGATCCGCATCAAGCTTTTGAGCGCCGATGTCCTCCATTCATTCTGGGTCCCCGCTCTGACCGGCAAGACCGAAACCGTGCCGGGCCAGACCAACGTCACCTGGCTCGAAGCGGATCGTCCTGGCGTCTACGCCGGCCAATGCACGCTGTATTGCGGCAGGCAGCATTCGCACATGGGCTTTCTGGTCGTCGCGCAAAAGCCTGCTGCCTTCAAAGCCTGGCTCAATGCCGAGATCAAACCAGCCGCCGCGCCGCCGCCCAGCGACACCACTGCGCTGCGAGGCGAGAAGGACTTCGTATTTCATTGCGGCACCTGTCACACGGTCCGCGGCACCGACGCGGGTGGCACCGTCGCGCCCGATCTCACCCATGTGATGAGCCGCGCGATGCTGGCCGCGAACACATTGCGGAATACGC
The window above is part of the Methylovirgula sp. HY1 genome. Proteins encoded here:
- a CDS encoding DUF6156 family protein; this encodes MSENPNEQIRYFVSYTGVKPPVRLVNPLELADLSNRNTFIIARFDAQERLLGFEKMVYAEIEISHKYEYDADGVLRRAEIYMDEETTEMRFDAQGTLLTA
- the tuf gene encoding elongation factor Tu, giving the protein MAKEKFSRTKPHCNIGTIGHVDHGKTSLTAAITKVLAETGGATFTAYDQIDKAPEEKARGITISTAHVEYETKARHYAHVDCPGHADYVKNMITGAAQMDGAILVVSAADGPMPQTREHILLARQVGVPALVVFMNKVDMVDDPELLELVELEVRELLSKYDFPGDDIPITKGSALCALEGRSPEIGHDAILKLMETVDAYIPQPERPVDQPFLMPVEDVFSISGRGTVVTGRVERGIIKVGEEVEIVGLRPTIKTTVTGVEMFRKLLDQGQAGDNIGALLRGTKREEVERGQVLCKPGSVKPHTKFKAEAYILTKEEGGRHTPFFTNYRPQFYFRTTDVTGVVTLPEGTEMVMPGDNVTMEVELIAPIAMEEHLRFAIREGGRTVGAGVVAAIVE
- the coxB gene encoding cytochrome c oxidase subunit II, with translation MPPTHTLLATIILPHLVDAPTPLTFMRGYGSKTYPVTALTWGLLAISIIVVIIITGLVVAGAWRRRARSSDGIAQVPVNRGASGVGSVAIAVGISSLVLLGSVIWTVVVLADINAPARKPALTIEVTGQQWWWKARYLGNDPSRVLTTANEIHIPTGQPIRIKLLSADVLHSFWVPALTGKTETVPGQTNVTWLEADRPGVYAGQCTLYCGRQHSHMGFLVVAQKPAAFKAWLNAEIKPAAAPPPSDTTALRGEKDFVFHCGTCHTVRGTDAGGTVAPDLTHVMSRAMLAANTLRNTPANLAGWIANPQAQKPGTKMPTLYLSGPQLNAIVTYVRTLK
- a CDS encoding YbjQ family protein, yielding MIVATSNEVAGYRIVRHLGLVRGITVRSRSVIGNFVGGIQSIFGGKLGAYVHLAETARQEAFDHMCEHARQGGANAVICMRYDANEIMDGITEVLAYGTAVWVEPV